In the genome of Polaribacter atrinae, one region contains:
- a CDS encoding DUF5694 domain-containing protein yields the protein MKTKIIFITTLLASFFVLSAQNKQQEIVIIGTMHTVPKIVKKSYKPMLKFAKKYKPEAIYVESPMANDTISWEYLKKGWSKGYQKFYKLSDSLQNNFNYNDSKFNITISKDFSKMNNVDLDYLIKCFIYKRDHGNYEFYSYIKKYGVHGAKKPTRHEDGDLIYKLALYMNHKTVINIDDQQTNKEYHDAWGKCSKEGVSNGNNTANSKLYKKNYNSAILPAIFRGLGKHTNKRKSLQQLHDMASFSYVVKDTEGCRQGRKYFDERNMRIAKNISSQVIKSKKNRNAIIIGAAHVIGLEKEFKENYPNFKVVLMNDY from the coding sequence ATGAAAACTAAAATCATTTTTATTACTACTTTATTAGCATCTTTTTTTGTTTTATCTGCTCAAAACAAACAACAAGAAATCGTAATTATTGGAACAATGCATACTGTTCCTAAAATTGTAAAAAAGAGTTACAAGCCGATGTTAAAGTTTGCAAAAAAATACAAACCAGAAGCTATTTATGTAGAATCTCCGATGGCAAATGATACTATATCTTGGGAGTATTTAAAAAAGGGTTGGTCTAAAGGATATCAAAAATTTTATAAATTATCCGATTCTTTACAAAATAATTTTAACTATAATGATTCAAAATTCAACATAACAATTAGCAAAGATTTTTCAAAAATGAATAATGTTGATTTAGATTATTTAATAAAATGTTTCATTTATAAAAGAGATCATGGAAATTATGAATTCTATTCTTACATAAAAAAATACGGTGTACATGGAGCAAAAAAACCAACAAGACATGAAGATGGAGACTTAATATACAAGTTAGCCTTATACATGAATCATAAAACAGTTATAAATATTGATGACCAGCAAACTAATAAAGAATATCATGATGCATGGGGCAAATGCAGTAAGGAAGGGGTTAGCAACGGTAACAATACTGCAAATTCTAAATTATATAAGAAAAACTACAATAGCGCTATTCTTCCAGCAATTTTTAGAGGTTTAGGCAAACATACCAATAAAAGAAAATCACTGCAGCAATTACACGATATGGCATCATTTTCTTATGTTGTTAAAGATACAGAAGGTTGTAGACAAGGTAGAAAGTATTTTGACGAAAGGAACATGAGAATAGCTAAAAACATTTCTAGTCAAGTAATAAAATCGAAGAAAAACAGAAACGCTATTATTATAGGTGCGGCACATGTAATTGGTTTAGAAAAAGAATTCAAAGAAAACTACCCTAATTTTAAGGTGGTTTTAATGAATGATTATTAA
- a CDS encoding LytTR family DNA-binding domain-containing protein, translated as MNKKFPFDPSIKHHFIIAFCLAIWIFVFLYFTEPFDVNVFSDSEKLIYLPLYGLLGAFCYVLFLPIQHFLFVKNNKNWFLKTEILFFLFFILIGIIATRLFYLYVIVPGEPFPHDLSYQLKSIILPVFATILPIILFGRFAFGKYNSKKTEAMKIEIKGQGNYEGLRLFLNDVICIQSSDNYIEIFYILGDGLKKTLIRNKLSIIAEEFPQLLKTHRSFLINPYHFVQWKTENSKLFTVLSHHIEVPVSRTYQNDVKAVLNSTTE; from the coding sequence TTGAATAAAAAATTTCCTTTCGATCCCTCTATAAAACACCATTTTATTATTGCTTTTTGTTTAGCAATTTGGATTTTTGTCTTTCTGTATTTTACGGAACCTTTTGATGTAAATGTATTTAGCGATTCCGAAAAATTAATTTACTTACCTCTTTATGGATTATTAGGTGCTTTTTGTTATGTACTATTTTTACCAATACAGCATTTTCTATTCGTAAAAAATAATAAAAACTGGTTTCTTAAAACAGAAATACTATTCTTTCTTTTTTTTATTTTAATTGGAATTATTGCAACCAGATTATTTTATTTATATGTAATTGTTCCAGGAGAACCTTTTCCGCATGACCTAAGCTATCAACTTAAATCAATTATTTTACCTGTATTTGCTACCATTTTACCTATTATATTATTTGGTCGTTTTGCTTTTGGAAAATACAATAGCAAAAAAACAGAAGCAATGAAAATTGAAATTAAAGGCCAGGGAAATTATGAAGGTTTGCGTTTATTTTTAAATGATGTTATTTGCATACAATCGTCAGATAATTATATTGAGATATTTTATATTTTGGGGGATGGTTTAAAGAAGACTTTAATAAGAAACAAGCTTTCTATTATTGCTGAGGAATTTCCTCAACTTTTAAAAACACATCGTTCTTTTTTAATCAATCCGTACCACTTTGTACAATGGAAAACGGAAAACAGTAAGCTTTTTACAGTGTTATCTCACCACATAGAAGTGCCAGTTTCTAGAACCTATCAAAATGATGTAAAAGCTGTATTGAATTCCACCACAGAATAG
- the yiaA gene encoding inner membrane protein YiaA → MNYQTTSSINEETKKESKKEKVKNELNPKPTSAYVGASWGALIIGLVSYCVGLWNAAIELNEKGFYFAILLMGIYAVISLQKAVRDKAEEIKVSEMYYGISWVVVLAAILLLIIGLRNADLLLSEKGFYGISFLLSLFGAITVQKNTRDIDFINNKTKEEKS, encoded by the coding sequence ATGAATTATCAAACAACATCTTCAATTAATGAAGAAACTAAAAAAGAAAGTAAAAAGGAAAAAGTAAAAAATGAATTAAATCCAAAACCAACTTCTGCTTATGTTGGAGCTTCGTGGGGAGCTTTAATAATTGGTCTGGTTTCTTACTGTGTCGGTTTGTGGAATGCAGCTATTGAATTGAATGAAAAAGGATTTTATTTCGCTATTCTTTTAATGGGGATTTACGCTGTAATTTCTTTACAAAAGGCAGTAAGAGATAAAGCAGAAGAGATTAAAGTAAGTGAAATGTATTATGGAATAAGTTGGGTAGTAGTTCTTGCAGCAATATTGTTATTAATTATAGGGCTTAGAAATGCTGATTTGCTTTTAAGTGAAAAAGGATTCTACGGAATTTCATTTCTGCTAAGTTTATTTGGTGCCATTACTGTACAGAAAAATACAAGAGATATCGATTTTATAAACAACAAAACTAAAGAAGAAAAAAGTTAG
- a CDS encoding EamA family transporter — protein MKKSKFLIVLAFFTIYIVWGSTYLFNKIAVTALPPFFMASLRFLGAGVLIMIISKIMKLNLKVTKKQLINCFVSSFFFLVYGNGVFVWALVYLDSGFAALLASTQPLFVLILLRLIDRKPMQTQSIIGVALGVLGMYLLVSQQSITASEGSLLGIFMILTCVLSWSYGGVFVSKADLPKNFFITTGYQMLFSGSFLFLMSLTFGETMISPLEWSTEVQFSLIMLIVFGSIIAFTAFNYLLKLVSTEKVATSAYVNPIVAMLLGWYFLDEVLTMQSIIASIVLLSGVYFITSRKRIAKVDAEEVIKP, from the coding sequence TTGAAAAAATCAAAATTTTTAATAGTTCTGGCCTTTTTTACAATTTATATTGTTTGGGGATCTACTTATTTATTTAATAAGATTGCGGTAACGGCTTTACCTCCTTTTTTTATGGCTTCATTACGGTTTTTAGGAGCTGGAGTTTTAATTATGATTATTTCTAAAATCATGAAATTAAACCTTAAAGTCACTAAAAAACAATTGATTAATTGTTTTGTATCTAGCTTTTTTTTCTTGGTTTATGGTAATGGTGTTTTTGTTTGGGCGCTTGTGTATTTAGATAGTGGTTTTGCTGCTTTGTTGGCATCTACACAGCCATTATTTGTCTTAATATTATTACGTTTAATAGATAGAAAACCAATGCAAACACAATCTATAATTGGGGTTGCTTTAGGTGTTTTAGGAATGTATTTATTGGTAAGTCAACAGTCTATAACCGCTTCAGAAGGAAGTTTATTGGGAATTTTTATGATTTTAACCTGTGTGTTGAGTTGGAGTTATGGAGGTGTATTTGTTTCTAAAGCAGATTTGCCAAAAAACTTTTTTATAACAACGGGATATCAAATGTTGTTTTCTGGATCGTTCCTTTTTTTAATGAGTTTAACTTTTGGAGAAACAATGATTTCTCCTTTAGAATGGTCAACAGAAGTGCAGTTTTCTCTTATTATGTTAATCGTTTTTGGTAGTATTATTGCCTTTACAGCTTTTAATTATTTACTTAAATTAGTGTCTACAGAAAAAGTAGCCACTTCTGCCTATGTAAACCCAATTGTTGCAATGCTTTTAGGATGGTATTTTCTAGATGAAGTATTAACAATGCAATCTATTATAGCATCTATTGTATTGTTGTCTGGAGTCTATTTTATTACTTCACGTAAACGAATAGCAAAGGTAGATGCAGAAGAAGTTATAAAGCCTTAA